A single region of the Kwoniella botswanensis chromosome 1, complete sequence genome encodes:
- a CDS encoding V-type ATPase, G subunit, which produces MAANSQGIQTLLEAEKEAAKVVQKARQYRVQKLKDARSEAAKEIEAYRAQKEEEFKKFEKDHTSQTSSSQSSIDSSTTTQLADLDKAVEKNKAEVIKKIVDRVLQSDPKLHANLKKIEA; this is translated from the exons ATG GCCGCCAACTCGCAAGGTATCCAAACCCTTCTCgaagcagagaaagaagctgccAAGGTGGTCCAGAAGGCCAGGCAAT ACCGAGTCcagaagttgaaagatgCCAGATCAGAAGCtgccaaggagatcgaggcGTACCGTGCTcaaaaggaggaagagttTAAGAAGTTTGAAAAGGAT CACACATCGcaaacatcctcttcacaatcatccatcgacagcagcaccaccacccaattAGCCGACCTCGACAAAGCGgtagagaagaacaaggcagaggtgatcaagaagatcgtGGATAGGGTATTACAATCTGATCCTAAGTTACATGCtaatctgaagaagattgaggcGTAG